A single genomic interval of Lathyrus oleraceus cultivar Zhongwan6 chromosome 7, CAAS_Psat_ZW6_1.0, whole genome shotgun sequence harbors:
- the LOC127104569 gene encoding protein transport protein SEC31 homolog B encodes MDYDGSTVKWGLTHHKDSAADCCQACLDHAKRAKEGEKKCNIWVYCPSEFGCHSPDVYQHKHQECWLKSAEKPKLNFKNRYPEWYRNSHPSAPTADTSKVPAHQMPIVSTLTRLFNETSEALGGSRANPAKRREIEDNSKRLGGLFAKLNSGDISKNASDKLLQLCQALDNGDFGTALQIQ; translated from the exons ATGGATTATGATGGTTCAACAGTAAAATGGGGACTTACTCACCACAAAGATAGTGCAGCTGATTGCTGTCAAGCTTGTTTGGACCATGCTAAACGCGCCAAAGAAGGTGAAAAGAAATGCAATATTTGGGTTTATTGCCCGTCAGAATTTGGATGTCATTCACCAGATGTCTATCAGCACAAACATCAGGAATGCTGGCTGAAATCTGCTGAGAAACCGAAACTGAATTTTAAGAATAGGTATCCTGAATGGTATCGAAATTCACATCCATCTGCACCG ACTGCTGATACTTCAAAAGTACCTGCACACCAAATGCCCATTGTTTCAACATTGACAAGACTTTTCAATGAGACATCGGAAGCACTTGGAGGGTCACGTGCAAATCCAGCAAAGAGGCGGGAAATAGAAGACAACTCAAAGAGACTTGGTGGGTTGTTTGCAAAATTGAACAGTGGGGACATCTCCAAAAATGCTTCTGATAAGCTCCTTCAGCTTTGTCAAGCGTTAGACAATGGTGATTTTGGTACTGCCCTGCAAATTCAGTAG